A window from Solanum stenotomum isolate F172 chromosome 5, ASM1918654v1, whole genome shotgun sequence encodes these proteins:
- the LOC125864397 gene encoding UDP-glycosyltransferase 76E1 isoform X18, whose product MKIERKQRVVLVPYPFQGHLTPMLQLGSILHSQGFSVIVIHTEYNTPNYSNHPQFVFHSMDDGLQGIDLSFPSLENMYDLNENCKAPLRNYLVSMMEEEGDQLACIVYDNVMFFVDDVATQLKLPSIVLRTFSAAYLHSMITIFQQPEKYLPFEDSQLLDPLPELHPLRFKDVPFPTIKNTVSEPILDFCRAMSDIGSSVATIWNTMQDLESSMLLRLQEHYKVPFFPIGPLHKMAPLASSTSILEEDNSCIEWLDRQAPNSVLYVSLGSLVRIDDKELIETAWGLANSDQPFLWVIRPGSVSGFQCAEALPDGFEKMVGERGRIVKWAPQKQVLAHPAIAGFFTHCGWNSTVESICEQVPMICRPFLGDQPVNARYLSQIYKVGFELEVIERTVIEKTVRKLMLSEEGKDLKKRVVDMKHNIVAGMQIDGTSHKNLNDLVDFISALPSRLAPPLPVVGAIMSSNHIASKCIIES is encoded by the exons atgaaaatagaaagaaaacaGAGAGTAGTACTAGTGCCATACCCATTCCAGGGGCATTTAACACCAATGCTACAGCTTGGAAGTATCCTTCATTCACAAGGCTTTTCTGTTATAGTTATACATACTGAGTACAATACTCCTAATTATTCCAATCATCCTCAATTCGTCTTCCATTCAATGGATGACGGATTACAAGGAATTGACCTATCATTTCCGAGTTTAGAAAACATGTATGATTTGAACGAAAACTGCAAGGCGCCTCTCAGAAACTACCTTGTTAGTATGATggaagaggaaggtgatcagcTTGCTTGTATCGTTTATGACAACGTCATGTTCTTTGTCGATGATGTAGCCACCCAGTTGAAGCTTCCCAGCATTGTCCTGCGTACTTTCAGTGCTGCATATTTGCACTCTATGATCACCATTTTTCAGCAACCTGAAAAATATTTACCTTTTGAAG ATTCTCAGCTGCTGGATCCATTACCAGAGCTTCATCCCTTGAGATTTAAGGATGTACCGTTTCCTACCATCAAAAATACAGTTTCAGAACCGATACTAGACTTCTGTAGAGCAATGAGTGATATAGGATCATCTGTCGCGACTATATGGAACACGATGCAAGACTTGGAGAGTTCAATGTTATTACGCCTTCAAGAACATTACAAGGTGCCCTTCTTTCCAATAGGCCCTTTACACAAAATGGCACCTTTGGCCTCATCGACTAGCATACTAGAAGAAGACAATAGCTGCATCGAGTGGCTTGATAGACAAGCCCCTAACTCTGTTCTCTATGTCAGCTTGGGTAGCCTAGTGAGGATTGATGACAAAGAGCTAATTGAGACTGCTTGGGGATTAGCTAATAGTGATCAACCCTTCTTGTGGGTTATTCGACCGGGCTCTGTCTCTGGCTTTCAATGTGCTGAGGCACTGCCTgatggttttgagaaaatggtAGGAGAAAGAGGACGAATAGTGAAATGGGCACCACAAAAACAGGTGCTTGCACATCCCGCGATAGCAGGCTTTTTCACACATTGTGGTTGGAATTCTACGGTTGAAAGTATTTGTGAACAAGTCCCTATGATATGCAGGCCATTTTTAGGAGACCAACCGGTGAACGCAAG GTATCTGAGCCAAATATACAAGGTTGGGTTCGAATTGGAGGTTATCGAGAGAACGGTCATAGAGAAAACAGTAAGAAAACTCATGTTAAGTGAAGAAGGCAAAGATCTGAAGAAAAGAGTAGTAGACATGAAACATAACATAGTTGCTGGTATGCAGATTGATG
- the LOC125864421 gene encoding UDP-glycosyltransferase 76E1-like, translating to MKIERKQSVVLVPYPFQGHLTPMLQLGSILHSQGFSVIIAHPEYNTPKYSNHPEFVFHSMDDGLKGIEISLPSLENIYDLNENCKAPLRNYLVKMMKEEGDQLACIIYDNVMIFVDDVATQLRLPSIVLHTSSATYLHSMITIFQQPEKYFPFEGMRTNTFSASRF from the coding sequence atgaaaattgaaagaaaacagAGTGTAGTACTAGTACCATACCCATTCCAGGGGCATTTAACACCAATGTTGCAGCTTGGAAGTATCCTTCATTCACAAGGCTTTTCTGTTATAATTGCACACCCTGAATACAATACTCCTAAATATTCCAATCATCCTGAATTCGTCTTCCATTCTATGGATGACGGATTAAAGGGAATTGAAATATCATTACCGAGTTTAGAGAACATATATGATTTGAATGAGAACTGCAAGGCGCCCCTCAGAAACTACCTTGTTAAAATGATgaaagaggaaggtgatcagcTCGCTTGTATCATTTATGATAATGTCATGATTTTCGTAGATGATGTAGCCACTCAGTTAAGGCTTCCCAGCATTGTCCTGCACACTTCCAGTGCTACATATTTGCACTCTATGATCACCATTTTTCAGCAgccagaaaaatattttccttttgaagGTATGAGAACAAACACATTCTCTGCTTCaagattttaa